The Lactobacillus sp. ESL0680 DNA segment ATCGACTTCACGTGTCTTACTGGTGTAGACATCGCCGGTCCAACTGTCGTCGGCCTTCATTCCGAATAGGTTATTGGCGTTAACTGCCAAACCTGATTGGCCCCAGTTAGACTCTGTGATTGCCTGCGCAATCATAACTGATGGGTACAAGCCGTACTTCTTAGCTACTTTTTGTGCTTGACTTGCAGCAGTATTTAAAAACGCACTTTGGCTGTCTGTAGCCGCATTAACCTTCTTCGCCTTAGCTGGAGAAGCAGCAATTAAGTTGTTGGTAACTGGTATAACGGCTGATGATAATAAAGCCGCGGCAGCAAAACCAGTGATTAGTTTATTTTTCATAAAGTATGTGTCCTCCTTAATCGATACCTTTATTGTATCGGGCAAACCCTAACTAAACAATACTTTCCATTTAATTGTAGTCAAAAAGTAATATTGTTCACTAATTTATTACAAATTAGTAATCTGTGCGTCTAAAACTTGACGCAAGTGCATTAGTAACTGACGTTTAACCCGTTGCAGTTGAACCCGCGTGACGCATGCCTCTTGAGCTAAGGCACTAATTGGCTCGCCGGCAATTAGATTATGAAAAAATAACAGTCGCTCTAATTCCGACATCTGCATGACTTCTTTTTCTAAAATCAGATAGTTGTCCCAATTATTCATCATGCCCAAACTTTGTGCTTGCTCAAAATCTGCCTGCCGCTCAGTAGTCCTCTGATCCTTGCGCAACTGGTCAATCGTGTGCCAAATAATCTTGCGAAAACTCCGCCGATCAACCTCTTCTTGAGATAGTTCTCCCTTTTGGTCTAACATTTGGGCGTAGACGCAAATTCCTTCCTGCAATAGGTCTTCATAGTTAGTATAGTCCTGTCTAACGTGGACGGCTTTTAATGCGCCCCGAACTAATTTTTGATTCTTCCATGCAGCTAAAAAAGCTTGTTTACTAATCTTCATGTGTGACATTTCCTCAATTTCGATATTGTCACAAGCGCTTGTGCACTATTAGATTAGCAAGACCCAGCTATGATTAAAAAGCAAACTAAGTAAGCGGTATCAATTGATAGTACGGGCTTTGAAGTTCTGAAAATCAGCACACTATGTAAAGCGCTAACATCTAGTTATTCCATACCTTTGGGTACAAAAAAGTATTAAAAAAACACGAATCAAGTGATTCGTGTTTTTAGATTAAAATAGCGTATTGGGCCGCCTACTCAAAATGTAGACAGTATGATGGTCATCTTGAACTAACGGCTGTTCAAGTAGACTGGCTAAATACCGTCCATAACGCGCGTGACTTTTATTCAAGATATCCTGATAAATGTCTCTAAGTGACAACTTCGTTAACGTCGGATGCGGGTGAAAGTATGCCCGTTGGTCAAGCAGCGACTTGCCACGAGTGCGCCGCACCTGCCAGCCAAGGGACGCTTCCAAATGATTACTGCCTAATTTGTACAGCGCATGATTGTAGTATAGTCCGCGGTACACCTGCGCACTAATGTAGCGCGTGCAGTCGGTGAAGGCAAAAGTATAGGTCAACTGTTTGCACATCACCGTATCAAAGACAATGGCTGACTTGCCAAGCGAATGAAAGTCAGCCATCTGGTGCAGGGCTACCCAATCAGTATCCCCAGTCGTATAACCATGCATTGAAAAGTACGCTCGTTTGCCAGTCGCAATTACATAACGTGCCTTTTGTTCAAGCCGATTGGCAAACTCTCGCTGAAACTCTAGCCCACCCAATAAGTTGTTCTGGGCAAAGGCGTTAATCAACGAGCGACTGCTGCTTTTGCATAAGACAATTCCTCTTTGGCAGTCAAAAATTACACTCTTATACTTCCCGAGCAGCGGCTCTTTTTGAAATTGGTAGATAGCAAGTGTGTTGCCATCTATCTGATAATCGGCAGCCTCAACTAAGTACCTGCTTAATTCCGGCGAATTAACCAACTCCTGCAGCTTAGCTTTCGACCAATTGCGGTACTTCTTGGCAGTTGGCAATCTCCAACTTTGATTTGTCGTTTCAGGCAAATTGTTGTCCTCCTTATAGTTATTTTAGATTGTTTTGCTAGATACAATTATACTAAAATTGTTATCGCTTTCATATAGTGGATTAAAAAATAATTGCACCAAAAAAGGCAGCAACTAAATCGCTGTCTTGATATGGTTTAATATTATTTAATTATTTTAAGTCATTCAACCAAGTAAAGTTACCATTTTGCAAGTCTTCATAGATATTCTTTAAATTTTGAATTTGTGTTGGATCTTGAGCAACTTTTTGATTCAAATCTTCCAGACCATGTAAAGCAGTTACAAGTTGCGTCTTAATGCCTTTACCCTCAAGGCTAGAAGCAATTGTCCGCAAATCGCCATAAATGGCTTTTACAGCATTTATTTCTGGAGAACTTTGTCCCAATAAATGAGCCATAGCAATATTAGTAACTAAATCGTCACCTGATGGTAACTGTTCAGCCTGACCTAGTGCATCATTTATTGCGCTATTAATTGCATCAACATCAATCTGAGTCGTTGTTATTGCATCAAATGCATGATAAATATTGGCTAAATCACCATGAGCTAAAATTGCAAGTCCTTTAGCATTAATAATAGTTTGATCCGTACCTGAATAATTTTCTAATTTAGAATCTAAATCTCTTAAATCATTAAGTAATTCAGAATCATTAGCCTTTAATGTTGTATTAATATGTTCAGTATCAGTTAGCAATTTTACTAGGTTAGTCTTAACACCAGTATGCTCTAACTTAGAAGCAATATCCTTAGCAGCATTATAAGCCTTCTTAAAGCTGCCCAACACACCTTGAACATCTTCGTCTCCCATGTGAGTAGGATCATTTAATTTTGACCAATCAAAACTAGCAGGCATTTCCTTAATTCCACTGATAATATCTTTAATATCATTCTTGATATCCTGATATTTATCTGCTGGAACTTCACTCTTAATGCTTTCTAAATCATGATAAATATTTGATAAATCTGGATGCAACCCTTGAGCAAGTTCTTTAATATCCTGACGAACCTTGCTTGTTGGAGCAATATTTTCTAATGCAGCATAAATATCCTTAAGATTTTGAATTTGATCTGCATCTAATTCATTATTTACTGTTTCAAGTCCATGTAGAATTGTTACAAAATCAGTTTTTATGCCTGAACCTTCAACTTTTTTAGCAATATCCAATACATCATTTAAAATCGGTGTGATGTCTGTAAGCATCTCACTAGTAGTTGTCCAATTAGCTGGTAAAGCCGAAATTTTAGCTAATATGTCCTTAATATCATTCTTTACATCTTGATATCTAGGATCATTTAATTTACTGCTTAGACTACTTAACCCGTGATAAATTGCTGCCATACCAGGACGAACGGCGCCAACTACTGCTTTCACTTTGTCAGAAATTGTTGGCTCCGAAGATGGAGCAGAATCTGGATTACTATCTGCACCGGAACTTGGTGTTGAGCCTGTGCTACTGTCTACGCCAGAACTGGAATCTGAACCCGCGCTACTGCCCGAACTAGAGCTTGGAGCTGAACCCGAACTACTGTCTGCGCCAGAACTAGAATCTGAACCTGTGCTACTACCTGCACCAGAACTTGGCGTTGAACCCGCGCTACTACCTGCATCAGAACTGGAATCTGAACCTGTACTACTATCTGCACCAGAACTTGGCGTTGAACCTGTACTGCTGTCTGCGCCGGAACTGGAATCTGAACCCGCGCTACTGCTACTGCCCGAACTAGAGCTTGGAGCTGAGCCTGTGCTGCTGCCTGCACTGGAACTGGAATCTGAGCCTGTGTTGCTGCCTGCACTGGAACTGGAATCTGAGCCTGTGTTGCTGCCTGCACTGGAACTGGAATCTGAGCCTGTGTTGCTGCCTGCACTGGAACTGGAATCTGAGCCTGTGCTACTACCTGCACTGGAGCTTGGCGTTGAACCCGCGCTGCTGCCTGCACTGGAACTGGAATCTGAGCCTGTGCTACTACCTGCACCAGAGCTTGGCGTTGAACCCGCGCTACTGTCTGCGCCGGAACTGGAATCTGAACCTGAACTACTACCTGCGCCTGAACTTGACGTTGAGCCTGTGTTGCTGCCCGAACTAGAGCTTGGAGCTGAACCCGAACTACTGTCTGCGCCAGAACTAGAATCTGAACCTGAGCTACTACCTGCACCAGAACTTGGCGTTGAACCTGTACTGCTGCTTGCACTGGAGCTTGGTGTTGAGCTTGAGCTACTACCTGCACTGGAGCTTGGAGCTGAACTTGAACTACTGCCTGCACTGGAACTTGGTTCTGTAACAGGTGGTACTACATTAGCAGCAGCGATATATCTACCATTACCTAAGTTATAATACAGCTTACCCTTAATCTTCTTAGTACCATAGACCTTAATCTTCTTACCTTTATTAACAGCTGTCTTGCCTACACGCTTACCTTTACTGTTATAGAAGTATGATGTCTTTTTAAGAGTTACAGTAGTAGCAACAGTCACATTCTTTACTAAAACATAACGTCCATGACCTAAGCTATAATATTTCTTACCCTTAATGGTCTTAATCCCATAAACTTTAAGAGCTTTTCCTTTTTTAAGAGACTTGCCAACTTTTTTACCCTTACTGTTGTAGACAGCTGCTGCCTTATTAACCTTAGCTGAGTTAGCAGCTGTCTTTTTAGTAGTCTTAGCTTCAACAATTACACTAGTAGCACTTGGATTAACATTAGATGCTAATGCCAAGCCACCTAAAGTACTACCAGCAGCAATTGTAGTTACCAATAAATTACGAGCAGCTTTATGCAATCTTCCACTTTTTAGTGCTTTGGAAATATCTTTTTGTAATTTCCGTTTATTACTAAAATCCAATTTTATAAACCTCCATAATAACAATTAACATGTACAATACTACAATTTAATAATATTACTTATTTATTTTTAATCAAGTATGCGCTTACTTTAATCTTGGCAAGTCACGTTATTTTATTTTAAAATTATTCTATACATGTTGCTGGTATTGCTTGAATTTTAGCATCGCTGTTTTTATATATGATATTTTAAATGTTATTTTATTATTTTATTTTGATTTATGACAAATTTGACCCAATATTGCCATACACCTTCAGGAGAAAAGCGCTTAGCATTCTCATATGCTCCCTGACTCAAGTTTTCTCTTAACTTTTTATCACCGAAAAATTGCTCAATTTTTTGTTCTAAAAGCTTCGTATTGCCATCAGGAACTAAAAAGCCACTCTTGTTATCTTGAATTAAATCAGACGGACCATAATTAATGTCATACGAAATAACAGGCACACCATGCGATTGTGCCTCAACTATACAAAGAGGCGCACCTTCATAGCGTGAAGATAATATCATCAGTTGAGCATCATCGTATACCTTATTAACGTCTTGCACATAACCCTTAAAGCTAATAGCATTTTCCATGTTAAGCGTTTTAACTAACTCTCTTAGTTTCTTTTCTTCTTTTCCATTGTCGCCATCGTTACCATAACCATAAATATCAAAAGTTAAATTTGAATTTTTTTGATAAACTTTCGTAAACACATTAATCGCATCATCAAGTCTCTTTTGATAATCCAATCTTGCGACTGCAATAATCTTGCCATTTGTTCGCTGCTTCATTGAAATATGTGGTGCCTGCAATTGCGATTTAGGAACTATTCCAACTGGAATTGCAACAATTGGAACCCTTGTCTGCAGTCTTGCTCGCATATCTTTGGCTTGCTTTTCAGTTGGAACTACGACAATACTTGTTTTTCTTAACTGATCTGTATTAGCAATTGAGGGATAGGTAAGCGGGGAGTTCATTGGATCCCAATAGTCACGAAAATGGATATTATGGAAGTGTTCAATCTTTCTTGCTTTTGTTTTCATATTAAGCATAGGCAAATTAGTAATATTACTTCTATCAGAAATAAAGGTTGATTTTTCACCACTTGTAGCATCAGATTTATTCAAATGATCCAACATAATAGTAAAAGCTTGACCCAAGTTCATTAGCGAATACAATGTGCCATCTACATCAGTTAATTGAATATTAGTTACTGCCAAAAAATCTGGTCTCTTAGCACATGAAGTTTCACAATAAATTGTACCATCAGGTTTATGGAACTGTTCCACTTCCATTAATTTGGAATTTGTACCATAAAATTGTGTTACGCTAAGAAATCCTCTATAATCATACAAATCCTTTTTGGTACAATCACCGTCACCATTCAAATATTCAACTGTATCAAGTTGCCTACTGTTTGGAAGCAGATTAATAATCATTGTTTTCCGTGATTCATCATAAATTTCGTAACCGTTACCTGTCCTTACTTTTTTAGCAAAGTTCGGTAATGGCAATTGATCGATGGTCATTACTCTAGACTTAAATTTAATTGTCCCCGCAAAATAATCATACATATTAATATAATCATCATCAGTTAGACCATAAGACTTAATATTTCGATGTGCAAAACGATCATAGCCAAAAGTAACTATTTTAGTATTAACGTTAAATTCTTGAAATAATTTTAGTCGCTTAATCTCTGCATGTTCAATTCCAGAGCTATTTAAATCTATTTTATTATTTAAAAAATAATACATTTTTCTCCTGCCTCATTAATGTTGATATTATTCTATATATATTCATAATAGACTTAGATTTCAGTAAATCAAGCTGCTGTTAAAAATTTTCAGCACAAAAAAAGCGGTGGAATTTTCCATCGCTTTTTCTTAGATACAATATATCAATTATTTAACGATATCAGCGTTAACAACCTTGATGTATTGACCCTTAGCAATTCTGTAGTACTTTTGACCATTCTTGAAAGTGAATGAAGAACCGTAAACAGTTACAGTTGAACCTTTCAATAACTTCTTGTGGTTAGCACGTTTCTTGCTAGTCTTGTAGATGTATGAGTTGTGGTTCAAAGTTGCCTTGTAACCATCAACGTTACCAGCATCGATGTATTGACCATCACCAACTTGGTAAGCTTCAGTACCATCGTTAAGCTTAGTCTTGTCACCGTAAACAGTAGTGTTAGTGTATGAACCAATCTTCTTAGTACCTACACGCTTGTGATCCTTGTCGTAGATGTAAGCATTGTGCATAACAGTTACAGTAGATTGCTTTGCAGGCTTGAAAGTACCATCAACGTATTGTGCTTCAACATATTGGTTAGAATCAGCACTGTTAATACGCACATATTTCTTACCGTCAACAGTTACTTGTCCATAAGTTGCAACTTGTGAACCATTAGAAACAGTTGTTGTAGTCTTAGTTACAACATTTCCACTAATTGTATAAACTGGAATATCTGCATCAGATTGAACAGTCTTGTAATCAGCATTAGGATCACCAACAGTAAAGTTAAATACAACACTAGAAGTCAATCCATCAGCATTTGTTGCACTAACAGTTACAGGATATACACCAGCAACCTTAGTATTTACTTTACTAATATCAGCTTTCACTGATACAGTATTAGTTGTATGTCCATTTACTGTAGCTACAAAAGCACTCTCGATTTTCTTTTCATCAACAGTTCCGTTAACACCAGCTGAAGCAAAATCTTTCTTGTTTGCACTAGACAATTCAATAGTTTGATTTTGACCCATGTAACTCTTTTGGTTCAACCAAATAACTGGATATACTAATTTATCATCACCGTTACTTGAAACTTTCATATTAGCAGTTAAAGTAGCAGTTTTACCATTATCTGCAGTTACAGTAATAGGAACAACGAAATCAGTTGCTGGAATATCAAAAGTACCATCATCTTTAATTGTAATTCCATTAGTTGCTAATGCTGATTGAACTGCTGACTTAACTGCTGATTCATAAGCTGCTTTTGAGACAACAGTAGTACCTGTGGAAGCAATCTTAAAGTTGCTTACGATATAATCAGTAATACCTTTAACACTGTTACTTGCACCCTTTATAATAGGAACTTTAATAGATGAAATTTGTTTGTTATTTCCATCCAAAAAGTATGGAGCACCAGTTTTTGATGAATCTTGAACAGTAAAAGCTGAACTAACTACAGTTATAGGACGTGTAATACTTCCAAAGCCATCAGTTGTTCTGCTTTGATTATTTACAATTACAGTACCGTTTATAGTATCTAAGCCACCAAGTTGAACTTGTTGCAATGCAGCAACGTATGTTCCACCTTTTTCAAGCTTTTGAACAGGTACTGCATTATCTTTAATTGTACCATCAGCATTAAGATCTGAAGCATTATATACATTTGCTTTTTTGTCATTAGCAATAGCAATTTTACCAGCACTAGCAGTTAAGCTTGCCTTAACTGCTGAAGCTGGGCCTTCAGTTAAACTTGTAGCATTATCAATATTTAAAGTTACAAGTATGTTCTTAGCTGCAGTTGTAGCACTACCATTTCCATTTACAGAAACAGGTACACTACCATTTGAAGTAGTATCAGCTGAAACAGCAGTAACAGCACTAGTAGCAACTGGAGCAACAGCTAATAAAGCAGCTGCAGCAGCACTAACAATTCTATAATTTTTCTTCATGTGGTCTTCCTCCTTGTGTATATACAAAATCGTAATAGACTATAGGTTCAGTCGCATTGAGCCTACATTGTTACAACATTCTTCAAGTCAAAATCATAAGTTTATAACTCTTATGAGGTAGCTTATCTGGCTGAAGAACCCGCATGCGTACAGGTTTGCAAACCTGAAGCATAGCTATTACTTACCACGCTTCATATTGTACTAACCTTTTAGCTAAATTGCAAGGTGTTACGGTATTTTACACACTTTTGTAATAAACGTTTTCACTAACTTTTTAAAAGTATAATTTTGTCACAAGCAAACAAATCCCTATCTAGCAATGTATTTGCCATAATTTTTTCTTAAAGTTTACATGATAATTTTTTGATTTTGCATAAATTTTACAAAATAATAACAAAATGATTTGTAAATAACTTTTTATATAGAAACTTTAAAATCATTTTTAACAAAAAAATACCGCTCGTGTAGAACGGTATTTCAAAAGTGTGTTTGGATGATCGCGAAGTTAGTGTATAAGATAAACTGTTAGAGAAGGTTCTACTACTCAGACGTGATCATCCTTAAAAGTGCTAGAAAAGAAATTTGTGAGTAGCATAACCACGTATATTATAGCATTGTTTAATAAATAGCGCATACATTTTTGACCAATTGTTGGTATTGGTTTTTTAATTTAGAGGCTCTAACTACTGATATTACAGTATTTTCAAGCAAATGGTTTTCGTTAAATAATAGCCGAAAACGCCCGCAAAAGCAGCCAATAATCTAGTTAATATATACAAGAATATATTATATCAAATATCGCCTAAAACCTTTTCACCCAAATTTTCCACAAAAATAAAGAGGCAGTACACCCTTCACGAATGCTTGCCC contains these protein-coding regions:
- a CDS encoding sigma-70 family RNA polymerase sigma factor; its protein translation is MKISKQAFLAAWKNQKLVRGALKAVHVRQDYTNYEDLLQEGICVYAQMLDQKGELSQEEVDRRSFRKIIWHTIDQLRKDQRTTERQADFEQAQSLGMMNNWDNYLILEKEVMQMSELERLLFFHNLIAGEPISALAQEACVTRVQLQRVKRQLLMHLRQVLDAQITNL
- a CDS encoding SLAP domain-containing protein, which translates into the protein MKKNYRIVSAAAAALLAVAPVATSAVTAVSADTTSNGSVPVSVNGNGSATTAAKNILVTLNIDNATSLTEGPASAVKASLTASAGKIAIANDKKANVYNASDLNADGTIKDNAVPVQKLEKGGTYVAALQQVQLGGLDTINGTVIVNNQSRTTDGFGSITRPITVVSSAFTVQDSSKTGAPYFLDGNNKQISSIKVPIIKGASNSVKGITDYIVSNFKIASTGTTVVSKAAYESAVKSAVQSALATNGITIKDDGTFDIPATDFVVPITVTADNGKTATLTANMKVSSNGDDKLVYPVIWLNQKSYMGQNQTIELSSANKKDFASAGVNGTVDEKKIESAFVATVNGHTTNTVSVKADISKVNTKVAGVYPVTVSATNADGLTSSVVFNFTVGDPNADYKTVQSDADIPVYTISGNVVTKTTTTVSNGSQVATYGQVTVDGKKYVRINSADSNQYVEAQYVDGTFKPAKQSTVTVMHNAYIYDKDHKRVGTKKIGSYTNTTVYGDKTKLNDGTEAYQVGDGQYIDAGNVDGYKATLNHNSYIYKTSKKRANHKKLLKGSTVTVYGSSFTFKNGQKYYRIAKGQYIKVVNADIVK
- a CDS encoding SLAP domain-containing protein: MDFSNKRKLQKDISKALKSGRLHKAARNLLVTTIAAGSTLGGLALASNVNPSATSVIVEAKTTKKTAANSAKVNKAAAVYNSKGKKVGKSLKKGKALKVYGIKTIKGKKYYSLGHGRYVLVKNVTVATTVTLKKTSYFYNSKGKRVGKTAVNKGKKIKVYGTKKIKGKLYYNLGNGRYIAAANVVPPVTEPSSSAGSSSSSAPSSSAGSSSSSTPSSSASSSTGSTPSSGAGSSSGSDSSSGADSSSGSAPSSSSGSNTGSTSSSGAGSSSGSDSSSGADSSAGSTPSSGAGSSTGSDSSSSAGSSAGSTPSSSAGSSTGSDSSSSAGSNTGSDSSSSAGSNTGSDSSSSAGSNTGSDSSSSAGSSTGSAPSSSSGSSSSAGSDSSSGADSSTGSTPSSGADSSTGSDSSSDAGSSAGSTPSSGAGSSTGSDSSSGADSSSGSAPSSSSGSSAGSDSSSGVDSSTGSTPSSGADSNPDSAPSSEPTISDKVKAVVGAVRPGMAAIYHGLSSLSSKLNDPRYQDVKNDIKDILAKISALPANWTTTSEMLTDITPILNDVLDIAKKVEGSGIKTDFVTILHGLETVNNELDADQIQNLKDIYAALENIAPTSKVRQDIKELAQGLHPDLSNIYHDLESIKSEVPADKYQDIKNDIKDIISGIKEMPASFDWSKLNDPTHMGDEDVQGVLGSFKKAYNAAKDIASKLEHTGVKTNLVKLLTDTEHINTTLKANDSELLNDLRDLDSKLENYSGTDQTIINAKGLAILAHGDLANIYHAFDAITTTQIDVDAINSAINDALGQAEQLPSGDDLVTNIAMAHLLGQSSPEINAVKAIYGDLRTIASSLEGKGIKTQLVTALHGLEDLNQKVAQDPTQIQNLKNIYEDLQNGNFTWLNDLK
- a CDS encoding glycosyltransferase, whose translation is MYYFLNNKIDLNSSGIEHAEIKRLKLFQEFNVNTKIVTFGYDRFAHRNIKSYGLTDDDYINMYDYFAGTIKFKSRVMTIDQLPLPNFAKKVRTGNGYEIYDESRKTMIINLLPNSRQLDTVEYLNGDGDCTKKDLYDYRGFLSVTQFYGTNSKLMEVEQFHKPDGTIYCETSCAKRPDFLAVTNIQLTDVDGTLYSLMNLGQAFTIMLDHLNKSDATSGEKSTFISDRSNITNLPMLNMKTKARKIEHFHNIHFRDYWDPMNSPLTYPSIANTDQLRKTSIVVVPTEKQAKDMRARLQTRVPIVAIPVGIVPKSQLQAPHISMKQRTNGKIIAVARLDYQKRLDDAINVFTKVYQKNSNLTFDIYGYGNDGDNGKEEKKLRELVKTLNMENAISFKGYVQDVNKVYDDAQLMILSSRYEGAPLCIVEAQSHGVPVISYDINYGPSDLIQDNKSGFLVPDGNTKLLEQKIEQFFGDKKLRENLSQGAYENAKRFSPEGVWQYWVKFVINQNKIIK